One Formosa sp. Hel3_A1_48 genomic window, ACAGTGTCACTTTGCATACAATCTAAAAGTTTTTTTATTCGCTTATCAAAGCTTATCAAGCGTTTTGCTACCATGGACCGCTCTTCTAGTTTATATTGATTAATAGATTCTTTTTGAAATTGTTGTGAAACAAAATTCACTATGGTGAAATTTTCTTTAAAAAATTGAGGTCTGTACACATTAAATTTCCCTTCATAACATTGTTGGTCGAAATCTATTGCGCGAATTTTATACACTATACTGTCAAAATCGTGCGTCGGTACAATTACATAATTATAGGCTCTCATATCGCCCAAAAGGCGAATCATACAACGCTCGTTAAATTTTACAAATTCCTTTGCAATTTGTGATTTTTCGGAAAGTGTACAATTCGGAAGTAATGATTCAATAAATTCATCGCCAGGAATACCTGTGATATGCTCCTCGATTAGTGTGGTGTTGTACACCAAAAAATTTAAATTAAACGGAGACAGCATATGCTCCAATTCAAGTCCATAAATTCTGGAGGCATCCGCTTTTTTTACATAGAAATATGCATAATTGTCATTAAGAACATTACGAATCTTAATACGAAAAGGTTTTGAATTTCCAAATGTACAAAAATCAACAGCATCAACATTGAGGAATGGAATGGTCTTTTCATTTCCATCGGAGTGCAAAATGGTATATATTTTTTTTAAACTTAAGTCAATATCCAGGCGGTCGGATTCATTATAAAACACACGGGTCCAAAGTGTATCCTTATCATTTTTGTCGTACACCACTACAGAGCCATTAAAGCGCAATAAATCTTCATAAAAAATAGGCAATCGAATATTCCGATTGTATTCATTTAAATACGATTTTAACTTCGAACAAACAGGATAGGACGGTTTTTTTAATGATATTTTTAAATCCTCTTTCATAAAACTGCATTGTTTTAAATATTAAGATTGATACGCAGAGTATATATCAATGCACAAAATATAAATTTAAAGGATTTATTTATAAATTGTAACAATTTTAAATATATCTCGTCTTAAATTCATACTATTTAATTCAACAAATCCTTGACCAATATTTTAAGCATATCAAATCTCACAAAAAAGTTCGGCTACCTTACTGCAGTAAATGATTTATCCTTTACCATAAAAAGAGGAAATATCTATGGTATTTTAGGACCAAACGGTAGTGGAAAATCAACAACTCTAGGAATGATTTTGAATGTTGTGAACAAAACATCAGGCCATTATAATTGGTTTGATGGTGCGCTGAATACGCATCAGGCATTAAAAAAAGTAGGTGCTATCATAGAGCGTCCTAATTTTTATCCTTACATGTCTGCCTATCAAAATCTTAAGCTTGTGTGTAAAATAAAAGGCGTTTCGGCAGAGGCGATTGACAAGGTATTGGAAACTGTAGGTCTTGTAGAACGGAAAGATAGTGAATTTAGGACTTTTTCTCTTGGTATGAAGCAACGCTTAGCTATTGCCTCTGCATTACTCAATGCGCCCGAAGTTTTAATACTCGATGAACCTACAAATGGTTTAGACCCACAAGGCATTCACCAAATTCGAGAAATAATCAAAGGAATTGCCCAAAAAGGAACTACAATTCTTTTAGCTTCTCACCTGTTGGACGAGGTTGAAAAAGTCTGTACCCACGTTGTTGTACTTAGGAAAGGAAAAAAACTCTATGCGGGACGAGTAGATGAAATGATATCAAGCTATGGATTTTTTGAACTGAAAAGCTCTGAGACAAGCAAGCTCATTGAATTTATTGAAAAGCACCCCAAAATAAGTCATCACAAACAAGAAGATAGCCTTATCACAGCTTTTCTCTCAGCTCCGCTTTCAGCTGAAGATTTGATACAAAAGCTGTTCGAAAAAAGAATTATAGTTACACATTTTATTAAACGAAAGGAAAGTTTGGAAGAACAATTCTTACAACTCACAGACCAAGAATGATTCGTCTTTTACAGTTAGAACTACAGAAACTATTGCTTAACCGCACGAGCAAAGTATTGATATTTATATCCTTCATCCTGCCGCTGTGCGTAATTGTATTATCGGCTATTAAAATCAACTTTTTTGGTTTTTTTACTCTTGAATTAGGGGAGTTAGGGATTTTTAATTTTCCAATGGTTTGGCACATTACAACCTATTTTTCCGCCTTATTTAAATTCTTTTTTGCTATTGTGGTAGTTTCAATGATTGGGAATGAGTACAGCAATAAAACACTAAAACAAAATCTTATCGATGGATTGAGTAAAAAGGAATTTATATTATCTAAGTTCTATGCTATTGCTTTTTTTTCTTTAATTTCTACGCTAATTATTTTCTGCATTTCATTGATTTTAGGCCTCGTTTATTCCAGCTACAATGAAATTAATATTATCATCCGAGAAATAGAGTTCCTCCCAGCCTATTTTATAAAATTAGTTGGGTTCTTTTCGTTCTGTTTATTTTTGGGGGTTTTAGCTAAAAGGTCGGCCTTTGCGTTGGCATTTTTATTTGTCGATTTTATTTTTGAGTGGATTTTATTCGGACTAATATCATGGAAATCAGACATGGCATTAGCAATAAAAGTTCAAAACTTTTTCCCACTGACCTCAATGTCTAACCTCATCAAGCAACCATTTCAGCGCGTGGCCATGACTAAGTTTCCTAACAAAAATGATTTAGATTACGATTATGCAGTTCATTTTGATTCGATGCTTATCGTGGCCTTGTGGGTTGTAGTTTTTGTTTACTTATCTTATTATCTTCTTAAAAAAAGAGATTTATAGTGCTATCTTATAGCACTTACAAACACCTTTAAATTTTTGTTAAGTATTTTACTATTCAACCTAATAGTTTTAGATTTACGTATATAATTTTTTATGAAAAATCTTTTTATTTACGCTCTTTTTTTAGTGAGTATTTTGGGCTTCTCACAAGCTGAAGCTTCCCACTGGTATTTTGGTGAAGGTGCTGGTCTTATTTTTGATTTAAGTACAGATACTGTTTCAGCTACTACTGATGCAGAGAATACAATAAATACAAATGAAGGTTGCTCTTCAATTGCAGATTTTAACGGAAATTTATTATTCTACACAGATGGTCGGAATGTTTGGGACAAAAATCATAATATTATGCCTAATGCAAACTACCCAGCAAATGGCCTTTTAGGAGATCCATCGAGTACCTCATCTGGCTTGATTGTACCAAAACCAGGAAACCCAGACCAATATTATGTCTTTACTGTAGACGAACCTCATCACCAAAATGCTTTTGCCTTTCCGAATCAGGGACCAGCAGATCAATCTGGCAATTCTCTGCCAAATTACACTTTTTCTGGTGGTGGTAACGCCGGGGCGGTCCCTGAGGCGGACGATGGCTTTAATAATGGATTGGCCTATTCTTTAGTTGATTTATCGCTCAATGGCGGAAATGGTGACGTTGTTCCATCAGAAAAAAACATACAACTTATTACATATGATCCCACAGATCAAGGACAAGCCAGCTATAAATGTTCTGAAAAAATTACAGCTGTAGAGCATGCTGATGGGGCTTCTTATTGGGTTTTAACTCATTTTATGGATAAGTTTTATGCTTTTAGGATCGACAATTCAGGTGTAAACACATCCCCTCAAGAAACTCAAATTGCCCCACTTATAAACTACACAGGTTACCGTAGAAATGGAATTGGATACATGAAAGCATCACCTGACGGAACTAAAATTGCAGTAGCTCACAGACAAAACGGAAACACTGAAGGTCAAACCGCCAACGCTACAGGAAGCGTTTGGATTTATGATTTTGATAATTCATCAGGAACTTTATCAAATCCTTCAAATTTATTACCTGACTCCGGACCCTATGGTTTGGAATTTTCTCCTGACTCTTCAAAATTGTATGTTTCTAATGATAGCTCCGTTATTCAATTTGATTTATTTTCACCAAGTCCCTCAAACTCATTGGCATTTATTCATACTAATTCCTTTAACCCTTTGCAAAATAGAGTGCCTTTTATTGGAGCTCTTCAGCTTGGCCCTGATGGCAGAATATATATTGCTAATACTGACGATTACAACTCCTTAGATGTGATTAATGAACCAAATGAACTTGGTGTTAATAGTGATTATGTGCAAAATGGTTTGGCATTAGCTCCTGGAACATCGGCTGTGATTGGATTACCTCCATTTATCCAGTCTTTCTTTTTAGCTTCAATTGTATTTGAAAATTCTTGTGTTGATGACGATATACAATTCAGCGTCAATACGACACAAAATTATGACAGTATAAGTTGGGATTTTGGGGATGGTTTGGGCGTATCTAACCTTGACAACCCCTCATACACCTACATAAATCTTGGAACCTATACTGTATCAGCTGAAATTACCATTGGCACTGAAGTCAATACATTTTCTGAAACTATCATCATCACTAGCAATCCCATCGCTAACTTTGTAACAGATATAAATGAGTGTGATGATGATAACGATGGAATTTTGAGTTTTGATTTTACAGTTCCTCAAGCACAGGTTTTTGGCGCGCAACTACCTACAGACTTTACAGTAAGCTACCACCTTTCTCAAGATGATGCAGATGCTAATAGCGCTGCACTTTCATTACCTTATCAAAATACCGACTCCACTGAAGAAATTTTTATTCGTATTGAAAATAATGCCAATGCAAACTGTTTTGACACGACTTCATTTACCCTGAATGTTTTTGACACGCCCATCGCTAATATAGTAGGTACTGTCGAAGAATGTGATGATTTAGACGATGGGGATGATGCCAATGGCCAAAAAGAAATTGATTTAACTGCTTTCGACTCCGATGTTTTGGATACGCAAGACGCTACATTTTTCAGCGTTAGCTATCACCTTACACAAGACGATGCAGATTCAAATACAGGAGCATTACCTTCACCCTACTACAATACCACTGCTTTTAGTTATCAAGTTTTTGCACGTATTGAAAATAATTTAAAAACTGATTGTTACGATACTACAGAATTTACGGTAAATATTTATGCCGCACCAAAGGCCAATCTAGTAAGTGATTTATTTGAGTGTGATGATGATAACGATGGAATTTTGAGTTTTGATTTTACAGTTTCTCAAGCACAGGTTTTTGGCGCGCAACTACCTACAGACTTTACAGTAAGCTACCACCTTTCTCAAGATGATGCAGATGCTAATAGCGCTGCACTTTCATTACCTTATCAAAATACCGATTCAACAGAAGAAATTTTTATCAGGATTGAAAATAACAACAACACCAATTGTTACGATACTACATCGTTCAATCTAAACGTTTTTGATACCCCAACAGCCAACACGGTAGCTACCGTGGAGCAATGCGACGATTTAGACGATGGGGATGATGCCAATGGCCAAAAAGAAATTGATTTAACTGCTTTCGACTCCGATGTTTTGGATACACAAGACGCTACACTTTTCAGCGTTAGCTATCACCTTTCTCAAGCTGAAGCAGATGCGAATACTGGAGCATTATCTTCGCCCTACTACAATACCACTGCTTTTAGTTATCAAGTTTTTACACGTATTGAAAATAATTTAAAAACTGATTGTTTTGATACTACAGAATTTACGGTCAACATTAACCCCATTCCAACGGCGTCAAATACAAATTTAATTCAATGTGATGAAGATGGTGTAAATGATGGGTTGACTGTATTTAATTTAGATGAAGCCAATGACGCATTGACCAATGGAGTTCCAAACCGCAGTACAAAGTTTTACCTCACCCCAGTTGATGCTGAAAATTCAACAGCATCCATTGATGCTGCTCCATTTACAAATACCACCAATCCACAGACCATTTACGTTCAAGTCATTGATGACGACACAGAATGCTTTTCTATTGCAGAGTTATCGCTTAATGTGAGTTTGACTTCTGGACAAGACGCGAGTTTGTTTACATGCGATGATGACGGAATTGAAGACGGCTTTAAAGCATTTACATTGAGTAATGCGACATCAAGTATACTCACAGGACTACCAGCAGATTATGCTTTAATATATTACGAAACCTATGAAGATGCTCTAGTCGAACAAAATGCTTTACCAAATATATTCACCAACAACGAAGCCTACAACCAAACGATTTACGCACGAATAGAAAACAACAATCAATGTTATGGGATAAACGAACTTGAACTGAGTGTGTTTAATCTTCCTCAGTTAGATTTTGGTGATCAAACATTTTTCTGTATTGATTCAAACTCAGATCCTGTTGTGATTGACAGTGGAATTATCGGAAATCCATCAGATTACACCTATTTATGGTCTAATGGAGAATTAACTAATGAAATAGAAATTAACCAAGGGGGTACTTACACAGTTGTTGTGACCAACGCCAATGGATGCTCACAAACAAAAAGCATCACCATAGTGAATTCTAACATAGCAACCATCAATGAAATTGAGGTTAGTGATGTCAGTACCAACAACACCATTACAGTTTTTGCAACTGGAGAAGGCGATTATGAATATGCATTAGATGATGAACTTGGCCCCTACCAAGATGATAGCATATTTTATAACGTTAGTCCAGGCTTCCACACTGTCTATGTACGTGATAAAAATAACTGTGGTATTGCCAATGAAGTTGTTTCAGTAATCGGCTTTCCTAACTTTTTCACGCCCAATAACGATGGTTATAATGACTCGTGGCATGTATTTGGGATAAACACCCCTAGTCAGTCCAATAGCGAAATTTTTATTTTTGATCGCTACGGCAAATTACTTAAACAGCTTTCTTATGATAGTTTAGGTTGGGATGGGACCTACAATGGCAACCTTATGCCGACTTCAGACTATTGGTTTTACATTAAATTAAGTGATAATCGTATATTTAGGGGACATTTCACCCTAAAGCGTTAAGTCATGAGTCCAATTAACAGATTATTTTTTTGCTGTTGTCTTATTTTAGCTACAAAAGGATTTGGGCAATCTATAGCCTTGTATGAGCAACACAACGGCCGATTTGATTACACAGCTATAGGAAACACTCTTAATATTGTCGAAAACGGCGCTCTTTTGGACTGTTCTATTCTAAGCGGGTCTACTGCTGAACTCAACTTATCAAGTGGTCAAATTGTGGAGGCCGCATATTTATATTGGGCTGGATCAGGAACTGGAGATTTTGAGGTAAATCTAAATTCAACCCCTATTATGCCGGAACGAACGTTTTCCTATGCCTTAGATTCAAACCGAGTCTTTTTTGCTGCATTTACCGATGTTACGGATTTGGTGCAAAATTTTGGAAATGGTCTGTACTCCTTAAGCGATTTAGAACAAATTGATATTTCTGAAGATTATTGTTCTACAGGAACAAATTTTGCAGGATGGGCAATTGTCATCATTTATCAAGACGATAGCTTACCACTAAATCAAATAAATGTATATGATGGTTTGGAAGCTGTTCCAGAAGCCATTACTATTGAATTGAACAATCTAAATGTAATGGATGTAGTGGGTGCCAAAATTGGTTTTATCGCTTGGGAAGGCGACTCAAGCTTGGCGGTCAATGAATCTTTACGAATGAATGGTTTTTTATTGAGTAATCCTCCTTTGAATCCTGAGACAAACGCATTCAATGGAACCAATAGTTTCACAGGGGGAACAGATTTGTACAATATGGATATAGATTTCTATCCCATTGAAAATACCATAAACGTTGGGGACAGCTCTGCAAGCATTGAGTTGACTTCGGGTCAAGATTTGGTGATGGTCAACAGTATTGTTACAGTTCTCAACAGTCAGTTGCCTGATGCCAGCATTCAACTGACGGAAACTGCAGAAACTAGTTGTTTTTCAAGAATTATTGAATTGGAATACACAATCTCTAACTTCAATGCTACTGACGATCTTCCATTGGGAACGCCCATCGCTTTTTATGTAGAAAATAATCTCGTAGGCCAAGCACAAACTGAAGCGGAAATTCCTGTAGGAACTTCGATTACATCAGTTATAGAAATTGAAATCGATCCTAATTTTCCAGACCAATTTCAAATCATTGCAGTTGTTGATGATACAGGGGATGGAACAGGAATTATTTCTGAGATTATAGAAAACAACAACAGTGCTTTTAGTGCTGTAGATTTATCAAACGATGGCTGCCCTATTATTATCCCACAGGGGTTTTCGCCCAATGGCGATGGATTTAATGATTGGTTCAATATTCAAGGGCTTTACGATGTATTCATGAATCACCAATTGTTGATTTATAACCGTTATGGAAGCTTGGTTTTTGAGGGCAATAATGATTTGAAATGGGATGGCACTTCTAATCGTGGGCTGAATTCGAGTTCAAAAAAATTAGCGGTTGGAACCTATTTTTACATACTGCATTTAAATGAAGAAGGCTATGGATCAGAAACAGGATGGGTCTATTTAAATTATTGATTTGTTGCTGGGTATGGAAAAAGAATTCTATTGCACGTTGCAGTAGAGCACAGATTGCCTTAATTTTGCAACATGCGTTTTAAACTTACATCAGATTTTAAACCTACTGGTGATCAACCACTAGCAATTGAAGAATTGGTGTGTGGTATTGAATCTAAGGAAAAGTTTCAAACTTTATTGGGTGTAACAGGATCTGGGAAAACATTTACCGTAGCGAATGTAATTCAAAACGTGCAACGCCCCACCCTTGTATTAGCACACAACAAAACTTTGGCTGCACAACTTTATTCGGAATTCAAACAATTTTTTCCAGAAAATGCAGTAGAGTATTTTGTATCGTATTACGATTACTATCAACCTGAGGCCTATATTCCTGTAACTGGAACGTATATAGAAAAAGATTTATCCATTAATGAGGAAATTGAGAAGCTAAGACTAAGCACAACTTCTTCTCTCCTCTCTGGGCGTCGCGATGTCATTGTCGTGGCCTCTGTATCATGCTTATACGGAATTGGAAATCCGGTGGAATTTCAAAAAAATGTGATTTCGCTCAAGACCAATCAAATCATCTCACGAACAGCATTGTTACACAAGCTAGTACAGAGTTTATATGCACGAACAGAAGCTGAATTTAACCATGGGAACTTCAGAATCAAAGGGGATACAGTCGATATTTTTCCCAGTTATGCCGACCATGGTTTTCGTATTCATTTTTTCGGCGATGAAATTGAGGCTATTGAGGCTTTTAATATTAATGATAATTCAGTAATTGAAGTCTATGAAAATGTAAACATATATCCAGCGAATATGTTTGTCACCTCCCCTGATATCTTACAGAATGCCATTAAAGACATTCAAGATGACTTGGTAAAACAGCACGATTACTTTAAAGAGATTGGCAAACATCTGGAGGCTAAACGCCTTAAGGAACGAACAGAATTTGACTTAGAAATGATTCGTGAATTGGGCTACTGTTCGGGAATTGAAAACTATTCACGCTACCTCGATGGACGAGCACCAGGCACACGACCATTTTGTTTGTTGGATTATTTCCCTGAAGACTATTTGATGGTAGTCGATGAAAGCCACGTGACCATTTCGCAAGTCCATGCCATGTATGGTGGCGATCGGAGTCGAAAAGAAAATTTGGTGGAATATGGGTTCCGACTTCCTGCAGCGATGGACAACCGCCCACTTAAATTTGAAGAATTTGAATCATTGCAAAATCAAGTACTTTATGTCAGTGCAACACCTGCCGATTATGAACTCACCAAAACCGATGGTGTATATGTCGAGCAAGTCATTCGTCCTACAGGGCTTTTGGATCCAATCATTGAAGTCCGCCCAAGTTTAAATCAAATTGATGATTTGATTGAAGAAATTCAGCAACGCGTAGAAAAAGACGAACGTACTTTGGTGACGACACTCACCAAACGTATGGCGGAGGAGTTGACAAAATATTTGACGCGTATCCAAGTGCGTTGCCGCTACATCCATAGCGATGTAGACACTTTGGAACGTGTAGAAATCATGCAAGATTTACGCAAAGGATTATTTGATGTTTTGGTGGGTGTTAACCTGTTACGTGAAGGATTAGATTTGCCTGAAGTGTCTTTGGTGGCGATTTTGGATGCCGATAAAGAGGGGTTTTTACGTTCCAACCGATCGTTGACGCAAACGGTAGGCCGTGCCGCACGAAACCTTAACGGAAAAGCCATCATGTATGCCGATAAAGTCACAAAAAGCATGCAACTCACCATAGACCAAACCACCTACCGTCGTGAAAAACAAATCGCCTACAACACTGCGCATAATGTGACGCCTAAAGCCCTCAAGAAAAGTTTGGACAATGCCCTCACCAAAAACTCTGTAAGCAGCTATTATTACGAACAAGAGGCCCTAAAAGCCGCTGAACCTGAAAGCGATTATCTCTCTAAACCCGAATTAGAACAAAAAGTACGTGACACCCGAAAACTCATGGAGTCCGCCGCTAAAGAACTGGATTTCATGATGGCTGCTCAGTTTAGAGACCAAATCACAAACTATCAAAAGAAATTAGAAAAACTGAAGGGTGCTTAAGCTGAAAATAAAACTCTATCAAATAAAATAATCCAGCGACTAGACGCTGGATTATACATTTTAAATCTTATCAATTAGGCCAATACTGCTTGTACTTTATCTGCAGCTTCCTGGAATTCTACCGCACTTTGGACGTCTAAACCAGAATTGTCAATCAATGCTTTGGCAATATCGGCATTGGTCCCTTGTAAACGTACAATAATCGGAACGTTAATGGCGTCACCCATATTTTTATAGGCGTCAACAACGCCTTGTGCTACTCTATCGCAACGGACAATTCCACCAAATATATTGATCAAAATAGCTTTGACACTAGGGTCTTTTAAAATAATTCTGAACGCCGCCTCTACACGTGCTGCATCGGCTGTACCGCCAACATCAAGGAAGTTAGCAGGATCACCACCCGCTTGTTTAATCAAATCCATAGTAGCCATCGCTAGTCCAGCACCATTCACCATGCATCCTACGTTTCCATCAAGATCTACATAATTCAATCCGAGTGCACCAGCTTCAACTTCAATGGGGTTTTCTTCGCGAGTATCACGTAATTCTAGATAGTCTTTGTGTCTAAACATGGCATTATCGTCGATGGTGACTTTAGCATCAACCGCCATGATTTTTTCATCTGAGGTTTTAAGTACAGGATTGATTTCAAACAATGAGGCATCCGATTGAATGTAAGCCGTATACAGTGCGGATACAAATTTAGTCATGTCTTTAAAGGCAGCACCTGATAATCCTAAATTAAAGGCCACTCGACGTGCTTGAAAAGGCAAAAGTCCTGTAGCTGGATCAACTTCTTCAGTAAAGATAAGATGTGGGGTTTCTTCAGCTACAGTTTCGATGTCCATACCGCCTTCTGTGGAATACATAATCATGTTGCGGCCTGTGGCTCTATTGAGCAAAACGGACATATAAAATTCGTCGGTTTCTGTAGGGCCAGGATAGTAT contains:
- a CDS encoding ABC transporter permease — translated: MIRLLQLELQKLLLNRTSKVLIFISFILPLCVIVLSAIKINFFGFFTLELGELGIFNFPMVWHITTYFSALFKFFFAIVVVSMIGNEYSNKTLKQNLIDGLSKKEFILSKFYAIAFFSLISTLIIFCISLILGLVYSSYNEINIIIREIEFLPAYFIKLVGFFSFCLFLGVLAKRSAFALAFLFVDFIFEWILFGLISWKSDMALAIKVQNFFPLTSMSNLIKQPFQRVAMTKFPNKNDLDYDYAVHFDSMLIVALWVVVFVYLSYYLLKKRDL
- a CDS encoding gliding motility-associated C-terminal domain-containing protein, which translates into the protein MSPINRLFFCCCLILATKGFGQSIALYEQHNGRFDYTAIGNTLNIVENGALLDCSILSGSTAELNLSSGQIVEAAYLYWAGSGTGDFEVNLNSTPIMPERTFSYALDSNRVFFAAFTDVTDLVQNFGNGLYSLSDLEQIDISEDYCSTGTNFAGWAIVIIYQDDSLPLNQINVYDGLEAVPEAITIELNNLNVMDVVGAKIGFIAWEGDSSLAVNESLRMNGFLLSNPPLNPETNAFNGTNSFTGGTDLYNMDIDFYPIENTINVGDSSASIELTSGQDLVMVNSIVTVLNSQLPDASIQLTETAETSCFSRIIELEYTISNFNATDDLPLGTPIAFYVENNLVGQAQTEAEIPVGTSITSVIEIEIDPNFPDQFQIIAVVDDTGDGTGIISEIIENNNSAFSAVDLSNDGCPIIIPQGFSPNGDGFNDWFNIQGLYDVFMNHQLLIYNRYGSLVFEGNNDLKWDGTSNRGLNSSSKKLAVGTYFYILHLNEEGYGSETGWVYLNY
- a CDS encoding ABC transporter ATP-binding protein, coding for MTNILSISNLTKKFGYLTAVNDLSFTIKRGNIYGILGPNGSGKSTTLGMILNVVNKTSGHYNWFDGALNTHQALKKVGAIIERPNFYPYMSAYQNLKLVCKIKGVSAEAIDKVLETVGLVERKDSEFRTFSLGMKQRLAIASALLNAPEVLILDEPTNGLDPQGIHQIREIIKGIAQKGTTILLASHLLDEVEKVCTHVVVLRKGKKLYAGRVDEMISSYGFFELKSSETSKLIEFIEKHPKISHHKQEDSLITAFLSAPLSAEDLIQKLFEKRIIVTHFIKRKESLEEQFLQLTDQE
- a CDS encoding T9SS type B sorting domain-containing protein, with protein sequence MKNLFIYALFLVSILGFSQAEASHWYFGEGAGLIFDLSTDTVSATTDAENTINTNEGCSSIADFNGNLLFYTDGRNVWDKNHNIMPNANYPANGLLGDPSSTSSGLIVPKPGNPDQYYVFTVDEPHHQNAFAFPNQGPADQSGNSLPNYTFSGGGNAGAVPEADDGFNNGLAYSLVDLSLNGGNGDVVPSEKNIQLITYDPTDQGQASYKCSEKITAVEHADGASYWVLTHFMDKFYAFRIDNSGVNTSPQETQIAPLINYTGYRRNGIGYMKASPDGTKIAVAHRQNGNTEGQTANATGSVWIYDFDNSSGTLSNPSNLLPDSGPYGLEFSPDSSKLYVSNDSSVIQFDLFSPSPSNSLAFIHTNSFNPLQNRVPFIGALQLGPDGRIYIANTDDYNSLDVINEPNELGVNSDYVQNGLALAPGTSAVIGLPPFIQSFFLASIVFENSCVDDDIQFSVNTTQNYDSISWDFGDGLGVSNLDNPSYTYINLGTYTVSAEITIGTEVNTFSETIIITSNPIANFVTDINECDDDNDGILSFDFTVPQAQVFGAQLPTDFTVSYHLSQDDADANSAALSLPYQNTDSTEEIFIRIENNANANCFDTTSFTLNVFDTPIANIVGTVEECDDLDDGDDANGQKEIDLTAFDSDVLDTQDATFFSVSYHLTQDDADSNTGALPSPYYNTTAFSYQVFARIENNLKTDCYDTTEFTVNIYAAPKANLVSDLFECDDDNDGILSFDFTVSQAQVFGAQLPTDFTVSYHLSQDDADANSAALSLPYQNTDSTEEIFIRIENNNNTNCYDTTSFNLNVFDTPTANTVATVEQCDDLDDGDDANGQKEIDLTAFDSDVLDTQDATLFSVSYHLSQAEADANTGALSSPYYNTTAFSYQVFTRIENNLKTDCFDTTEFTVNINPIPTASNTNLIQCDEDGVNDGLTVFNLDEANDALTNGVPNRSTKFYLTPVDAENSTASIDAAPFTNTTNPQTIYVQVIDDDTECFSIAELSLNVSLTSGQDASLFTCDDDGIEDGFKAFTLSNATSSILTGLPADYALIYYETYEDALVEQNALPNIFTNNEAYNQTIYARIENNNQCYGINELELSVFNLPQLDFGDQTFFCIDSNSDPVVIDSGIIGNPSDYTYLWSNGELTNEIEINQGGTYTVVVTNANGCSQTKSITIVNSNIATINEIEVSDVSTNNTITVFATGEGDYEYALDDELGPYQDDSIFYNVSPGFHTVYVRDKNNCGIANEVVSVIGFPNFFTPNNDGYNDSWHVFGINTPSQSNSEIFIFDRYGKLLKQLSYDSLGWDGTYNGNLMPTSDYWFYIKLSDNRIFRGHFTLKR
- the sucC gene encoding ADP-forming succinate--CoA ligase subunit beta, with protein sequence MNLHEYQGKNILNSFGVKIQRGTVATTPEEAVAAAKKLTEETGTGWHVIKAQVHAGGRGKGGGVKLAKNLDEVQSIANQILGMQLVTPQTSAEGKTVHQVLVAEDVYYPGPTETDEFYMSVLLNRATGRNMIMYSTEGGMDIETVAEETPHLIFTEEVDPATGLLPFQARRVAFNLGLSGAAFKDMTKFVSALYTAYIQSDASLFEINPVLKTSDEKIMAVDAKVTIDDNAMFRHKDYLELRDTREENPIEVEAGALGLNYVDLDGNVGCMVNGAGLAMATMDLIKQAGGDPANFLDVGGTADAARVEAAFRIILKDPSVKAILINIFGGIVRCDRVAQGVVDAYKNMGDAINVPIIVRLQGTNADIAKALIDNSGLDVQSAVEFQEAADKVQAVLA
- the uvrB gene encoding excinuclease ABC subunit UvrB, with translation MRFKLTSDFKPTGDQPLAIEELVCGIESKEKFQTLLGVTGSGKTFTVANVIQNVQRPTLVLAHNKTLAAQLYSEFKQFFPENAVEYFVSYYDYYQPEAYIPVTGTYIEKDLSINEEIEKLRLSTTSSLLSGRRDVIVVASVSCLYGIGNPVEFQKNVISLKTNQIISRTALLHKLVQSLYARTEAEFNHGNFRIKGDTVDIFPSYADHGFRIHFFGDEIEAIEAFNINDNSVIEVYENVNIYPANMFVTSPDILQNAIKDIQDDLVKQHDYFKEIGKHLEAKRLKERTEFDLEMIRELGYCSGIENYSRYLDGRAPGTRPFCLLDYFPEDYLMVVDESHVTISQVHAMYGGDRSRKENLVEYGFRLPAAMDNRPLKFEEFESLQNQVLYVSATPADYELTKTDGVYVEQVIRPTGLLDPIIEVRPSLNQIDDLIEEIQQRVEKDERTLVTTLTKRMAEELTKYLTRIQVRCRYIHSDVDTLERVEIMQDLRKGLFDVLVGVNLLREGLDLPEVSLVAILDADKEGFLRSNRSLTQTVGRAARNLNGKAIMYADKVTKSMQLTIDQTTYRREKQIAYNTAHNVTPKALKKSLDNALTKNSVSSYYYEQEALKAAEPESDYLSKPELEQKVRDTRKLMESAAKELDFMMAAQFRDQITNYQKKLEKLKGA